The DNA sequence CAGCGACCTCTATACTCGGTGATGATCTCCTGGTCGGAGGGGAGGATGATCTCCGTGTCGTTCACACGGCGCACCCAGTAGAGGTACTTGCCCGTGCCCTGGCATGCGAAGGCTTCCATGCTCTCGTTGGCGGCCAGCGCCTTCACGGGGAAGGTGCGCCAGGTGCCGCCCTTTTCCTGCATGGCCATCTTCACCTCGATCATTTCCCGGCAGGTGTTGCGCATCTCCAGGATGAAGGTGCCGCTGAAATCGCGCTTGTAGCCCTCCTTGTAGTATTCACATTTCTCGCAGGGTGCGCCCCACTTGCTGCCCACCTTCATCAGGCAGTCCGAATAGCTCTGGTCCTGGGCGTTCACCGCGGCCACCATGGCGAAGGAGAGGATGACGAGTAGGGTAGGTTTCGCGCTCATTTGCAACGGGTGTTCGTGAGGATGATCTTGGCTTCGCCATTGCCCAGGCGTTGGCTGGTCTTCCAGTCGCGGCACGCGGCGTCCAGGTCGCCCAAGGCCTTGTGGGCCCAGCCACGGTTGTTGAAGGCCTCCTCGTTCCTGGCGTCCAAGGCGAGCACAGCGTCGAAATCCTTCAGCGCGAGTTGGGGTTCTCCCATGCGGAGGTAGGCGCTGCCGCGGCTGGTGAAGGCCCACAGGTGGTCCTGTTTTCGCGCGATCACCGCTGTGAAGTCCTTCACAGCGGCTGGGTAGTCCTTGTTCAAACTATGGCAGAAACCGCGCTGCAGATAGGCATTGAGGTGGTCGCCATCCAACCGCAGCACCTCGGTGAAGCGCTCGATCGCCGTGGCATGGTCGCCGCTGCGGTAGGCTCTTTCGCCGGCCTGGTAGATGGTCTGAACCTCCTTTCCCAGGCCGGTGTTGTCGGCCAGGTATTGGGCCACACAGCGACCTGTGAACAGCACCGGCAGGGCCATGGCCAGGGTGAACGCACGCGTCGTCATGGTCGTGTTCTACGGGGCAAGCATCAACGGGTTACACCAGCCTGCAAAGCGTGGGGGCAGGGGGAAGCGCGCCACATTTCATGCAGCGCCTCCATGGTCCGCGCACCATCATCGCCAGGGGGCAGGTGTATGACGTAGCGTGAACTCCGCTTCAGCAGCCCTGTGCGCAGATCCTCGCGTTCCACACAGCGGTTCCCATCACGGCAGGACAGCATGATCATGGGCGAACCGGGATCATGGACATTGGCCTCGGCATCCAGGTCGCAGATGGAGAACCTGTCCTGTCCGGTGCGTCGCCCTTCGTGCAAATGGTCTATGTGGAGCCGGCCGGTCGCATCGATGCGGTGGCGCGCACCCTCCCCGAACACGTGGATGTCCATGGGTCCGGGAGGCCGGAAGTGGTCCTGGGCCATCCCTTGGTCCGCGATCAGAACCAGGGAGAGAAGATGGAACAGCGGTCTCATCAGTGAACCTCCGAGGCGGCTCTTACGTACACCGGCGCCCTTGGTTCAACACCCGCAATGGAAGACCGCTACGAGACCGCTTGGCGCACCATCCTGATGGCCCTGGGCATGACGCTCGCGTTGATGTCCTTTGGGCAGGGCAAGTTCACCATCAACGGAAGGCTCAAAGCCGAAGGCGGTGACCTGAGCGGCGCACGCGCCGTGGTGTACAAGAATGGCGAGAAGGAGCGCACCATCACGAGCAACCTGAGCAAGTTCAGCATGGAGCTTGACCTGGATGCCAACTACGTCATCTCCTTCGAGAAGGAAGGCTATGTGACCAAGAAGCTCTCCTTCAACACCAAGGTGCCTGCGGACGCGCGCGGTGGCAGCTTCACGCCATTCGACTACGCGGTATCGCTCTTCAAGCAATATGACGACATCAACATCGTGGTCTTCAACCAGCCGGTGGGTGTGATCCGCTACGACCCGGGAACCGCCGACTTCGATTACGACACCGACTACACCAAGTCCATCCAATCGCAGTTGCAGAAGGTGATGGCCGAAGTGGACAAACGGCAGAAGGAAGAGTCCAGGACCGCGGTGCAGGACGCCAAGCAGAAGGCCGCCGAAGAGAAGGCCCGCGCCAAGGCGGAAGCCGAGGAGCGCAAACAGGCCGAAGCCGCGTTGAAGGAGGAGCAGCGCCGCGAAGCTGAAGCGCGCAAGGCCGAAGAAGAGAGACGTCGTGCAGAAGCGGCCCGCCTGGCCCAGCAGGAGGCACCGCCAGCACCCCGACCGATCGAGGAACCGGAGCCAGCACCCATTGCCGAGGTGGCACCGCCCGCACCGAAACCCGTATCTGCGCCCAAACCCGCGCCTGTGCGCAGGAATGCCCTGCTCGCCGAAACACTTGGTGGGGAGGAGGGCCGTCGCGGCATTTCACCGGTCATGGGTGAGGAGGCCTCACGAGTCGCGCCGGCGTTGGCGCATGGCGAATCCGATGAACGCCCGGAGGATATCGTCCATATGTCCGAGGTGTTCCGCAATGAGCAACTCATCGTCGAACCGAACAAGGTGATGACCATCGTGGAACTGGAGCGCGATGGGCGGCGGGACGAATACCGGAAGGTGATCCACAAGTGGGGCGATACCTTCTACTTCAAGAACGGCAAGGCCTGCTCCGCACAGGTCTACCAGCAGGAGGCCATGGCCGACCGCATGGTGGCCGCCATGCCCCGGGATTGACACGGTCCGACGCCGCCGTGCGGGGCTACCTTTCGACATGGCACCCGCTGTTTATGTCCGCGACCGCCGTTCACCCAAGCCCAAGGACGAGCGCACCAGTGCGCTCATGAGCCGGATCCGGTCGCGGGATACAGGACCGGAAAGGGTCATGCGACGCCTCCTGTCCGAAGCCGGTGTGCGCGGCTACCGGTTGCACCACGCGGGCACCGAAGGCCGGCCTGACATCGCTTTTCCCGGTCGGCGTGTGGCGGTCTTCATCCATGGTTGCTTCTGGCATGTATGCCCGCATTGCAAGCGTTACGCGCCGAAGAACAAC is a window from the Flavobacteriales bacterium genome containing:
- a CDS encoding tetratricopeptide repeat protein; this translates as MTTRAFTLAMALPVLFTGRCVAQYLADNTGLGKEVQTIYQAGERAYRSGDHATAIERFTEVLRLDGDHLNAYLQRGFCHSLNKDYPAAVKDFTAVIARKQDHLWAFTSRGSAYLRMGEPQLALKDFDAVLALDARNEEAFNNRGWAHKALGDLDAACRDWKTSQRLGNGEAKIILTNTRCK
- a CDS encoding very short patch repair endonuclease, which gives rise to MAPAVYVRDRRSPKPKDERTSALMSRIRSRDTGPERVMRRLLSEAGVRGYRLHHAGTEGRPDIAFPGRRVAVFIHGCFWHVCPHCKRYAPKNNARFWSEKLERNRLRDQRKTNCLRVAGWRVVTIWECRLKSYPAAQVGRVLQALSRAESDRRPKSRAKKRFSNVQKKRN